A window of the Tunturibacter empetritectus genome harbors these coding sequences:
- the ribB gene encoding 3,4-dihydroxy-2-butanone-4-phosphate synthase yields MFADVTEAVAEIKAARMVVVVDDEDRENEGDLTLAAEFVTPEAINFMAKYGRGLICLTLTEERADYLRLGPMTQENTSRFGTAFTESIEAREGVTTGISAADRAHTIKVAIDPRSTAHDLARPGHVFPLRARKGGVLVRAGQTEASVDLARMAGLVTAGVICEIMNDDGTMARVPDLVKFCAEHGLLMVTVADLIRYRLQNERYIHRVAESLMPTAHGEFRMIAYESEVDGGESHIALVFGDVSGKEPVPVRVHTHCLAGDVFSTTLCDCRAVVEQSLKMIAQAGRGALVYLHNGSTGFGVDRGADRGVTPARIVLHREQRAREGSDDRAHRTLRQVGLGGQILSDLGIHKIRLLTNTPTHVPALQGFEIEIVEQVPVSIEAVRR; encoded by the coding sequence AGCCGAGATCAAGGCGGCCCGGATGGTGGTCGTCGTGGATGACGAGGACCGCGAGAACGAGGGCGACCTGACGCTGGCTGCGGAGTTTGTCACGCCGGAGGCGATCAACTTTATGGCGAAGTATGGCCGGGGTTTGATCTGCCTGACGCTCACTGAGGAGCGTGCGGATTACCTGCGGCTGGGGCCGATGACGCAGGAGAACACGTCGCGGTTTGGGACTGCGTTCACGGAGAGCATCGAGGCGCGGGAGGGTGTGACGACGGGGATATCTGCGGCGGACAGAGCGCATACGATCAAGGTGGCGATCGATCCGCGATCGACAGCGCATGATCTGGCGCGGCCGGGGCATGTGTTTCCGTTGCGGGCGCGCAAGGGTGGCGTGCTGGTGAGGGCCGGGCAGACAGAGGCTTCGGTGGATCTGGCGCGGATGGCTGGGCTAGTTACGGCTGGTGTGATCTGCGAGATTATGAATGACGATGGCACGATGGCGCGGGTGCCGGACCTGGTGAAGTTCTGCGCGGAGCATGGGCTGCTGATGGTGACGGTGGCGGATTTGATCCGTTACCGGTTACAAAATGAACGGTACATCCATCGCGTCGCGGAGTCGTTGATGCCTACGGCGCATGGAGAGTTTCGCATGATCGCCTATGAGAGCGAGGTGGATGGTGGGGAGTCGCATATTGCGCTGGTGTTTGGCGATGTGAGCGGCAAGGAACCGGTGCCGGTGCGGGTGCATACGCACTGCCTGGCGGGGGATGTTTTCTCTACGACGTTGTGCGATTGCAGGGCGGTGGTGGAGCAGTCGCTGAAGATGATTGCGCAGGCAGGCAGGGGGGCGCTGGTGTATCTGCACAATGGCAGCACGGGTTTTGGCGTGGACAGGGGAGCAGACAGGGGAGTTACGCCGGCGCGGATTGTGCTGCATCGGGAGCAGCGGGCTCGGGAGGGAAGCGACGACAGGGCGCATCGAACGCTGCGGCAGGTGGGGTTGGGCGGCCAGATTCTTTCGGACCTGGGGATTCATAAGATTCGGCTGCTGACTAATACGCCAACGCATGTGCCGGCGTTGCAGGGGTTCGAGATCGAGATTGTGGAGCAGGTTCCGGTATCGATCGAGGCGGTTCGGCGGTAG